The Desulfovibrio subterraneus genome has a segment encoding these proteins:
- a CDS encoding RsmB/NOP family class I SAM-dependent RNA methyltransferase, with translation MCKPDQRPLVEDLLRAQGYDFEPEPFSEWCRRLTVEPRPLGSSLAAFFGLIYIQDRSSMLPPLALNPVAGSAVLDMCASPGSKTGFLGQLVGPDGFVMGNEPNHARLATLRQNLFTLNLLHSATCSYGGEALPLPSGMWQQIQLDPPCSGWGTVERHPDVLKLWQGDKVKPLVGIQRKLLEEAERLLAPGGRVVFSTCTTNVQENEEQVLWAKETLGLEVDPITPFAGFTFEAPYLAGCEGTLRVDSEASGAQGFYIAAFRKPATAPVRDDEQVYETGLAADILPRHHLTMPGVDPDLLPEGEIAVVNEQAIFLQQFALDHFPRQFRWRGFSLGKAAAGEVRPSPRLRTLMPDYAEGNGINMDEPAPIQALLTGQSLTVDTTEKELGLYFRGLPLGRLRVKGKRALWSEK, from the coding sequence GTGTGCAAGCCGGACCAGCGCCCGCTTGTTGAAGATCTGCTCAGGGCGCAGGGCTATGACTTTGAACCGGAACCTTTTTCGGAATGGTGCCGCAGGCTCACTGTAGAGCCACGCCCGCTCGGTTCCAGCCTTGCCGCTTTTTTCGGGCTTATCTACATTCAGGACCGTTCTTCCATGCTGCCGCCGCTGGCCCTTAATCCTGTTGCGGGTAGTGCCGTGCTGGACATGTGCGCAAGCCCCGGCAGCAAGACGGGTTTTCTCGGCCAGCTTGTGGGGCCGGATGGCTTTGTCATGGGCAACGAGCCCAACCACGCCCGCCTTGCCACCCTGCGCCAGAATCTGTTCACCCTGAACCTGCTGCACTCTGCCACCTGCTCGTACGGTGGCGAGGCGCTGCCCCTGCCTTCCGGCATGTGGCAGCAGATTCAGCTGGACCCGCCGTGCAGCGGCTGGGGGACGGTTGAGCGGCACCCCGACGTGCTCAAGCTGTGGCAGGGGGACAAGGTTAAGCCCCTTGTGGGCATTCAACGTAAGCTTCTGGAAGAGGCAGAACGCCTGCTCGCACCGGGCGGGCGGGTGGTCTTTTCCACCTGCACCACCAACGTGCAGGAAAATGAGGAGCAGGTGCTGTGGGCAAAGGAAACGCTGGGGTTGGAAGTGGACCCCATTACGCCCTTTGCCGGATTCACCTTTGAGGCGCCCTATCTTGCAGGCTGCGAAGGCACCTTGCGGGTGGATTCTGAAGCCTCGGGCGCGCAGGGTTTCTATATCGCGGCCTTCCGCAAGCCGGCAACGGCTCCCGTGCGTGACGATGAGCAGGTGTATGAAACGGGGCTCGCGGCCGATATTCTGCCCCGCCACCATCTCACCATGCCCGGTGTGGACCCCGATCTGCTGCCGGAAGGCGAAATCGCCGTGGTGAATGAGCAGGCTATTTTTCTGCAGCAGTTCGCGCTGGACCATTTCCCCAGACAGTTCCGCTGGCGCGGGTTTTCCCTCGGCAAGGCAGCGGCCGGAGAAGTGCGTCCTTCCCCCCGCCTGCGCACCCTCATGCCGGACTACGCCGAGGGCAACGGCATAAACATGGACGAGCCCGCCCCCATTCAGGCCCTGCTCACCGGTCAGAGCCTTACCGTGGATACTACGGAAAAAGAGCTTGGCCTCTACTTCCGCGGCCTGCCGCTGGGCAGACTGCGCGTGAAGGGGAAGCGGGCCTTGTGGTCGGAGAAGTAG
- a CDS encoding metal-sensitive transcriptional regulator, which yields MNEVEMNKEQEAVKQNVQKRLKRIEGQIRGIQRMIEDGKECEDILVQVRAARSALQSASKLILRRYILRCHIDALRDAPEGRKDPIEKVIDVLAQYVDD from the coding sequence ATGAACGAAGTCGAAATGAACAAGGAACAGGAAGCCGTCAAACAGAACGTTCAGAAACGGCTTAAACGCATAGAAGGCCAGATTCGCGGCATCCAGCGCATGATCGAGGACGGCAAGGAATGCGAGGACATCCTCGTGCAGGTCCGCGCCGCCCGCTCTGCCCTGCAGTCTGCCAGCAAGCTCATTCTGCGCCGCTACATTCTGCGCTGTCATATAGATGCGCTGCGCGATGCCCCCGAAGGCCGCAAGGACCCCATCGAGAAGGTCATCGACGTGCTGGCGCAGTATGTGGATGATTAA
- a CDS encoding cytochrome b/b6 domain-containing protein, with amino-acid sequence MAERKLYLYTRFERFWHWAQGLLILTLLVTGFEIHGTYSLFGFEDAFTVHNFCAWTWFVLYAFIVFWIFTTGEWKHYVPTFVKMFEVIRYYSVGIFKGEPHPVPKSERVKHNPLQRITYLGLVSLLVPYQMLTGYLYYFYNQWPQMGWGWELQTVALLHTAGAFAFLVFVIVHVYMTTTGHTVGAHIKAMFTGYEVLEHDAPAHDSRP; translated from the coding sequence ATGGCCGAAAGAAAACTGTATCTCTACACCCGGTTTGAACGGTTCTGGCATTGGGCGCAGGGGCTGCTCATCCTCACCCTGCTCGTCACGGGATTCGAAATACACGGCACATACTCCCTGTTCGGATTCGAAGACGCCTTCACCGTACACAACTTCTGCGCGTGGACCTGGTTCGTTCTCTACGCCTTCATCGTCTTCTGGATCTTCACAACGGGCGAGTGGAAGCACTATGTCCCCACCTTCGTGAAGATGTTCGAAGTCATCCGCTATTACAGCGTGGGCATATTCAAGGGTGAACCGCACCCCGTGCCCAAGTCCGAACGCGTAAAACACAACCCGCTGCAGCGCATTACCTACCTCGGGCTGGTTTCTCTGCTCGTTCCCTACCAGATGCTCACAGGCTACCTGTATTACTTCTACAACCAGTGGCCGCAGATGGGCTGGGGATGGGAACTGCAGACCGTTGCCCTGCTGCATACCGCTGGGGCTTTCGCCTTTCTCGTCTTCGTCATCGTGCATGTGTACATGACCACCACCGGCCACACTGTCGGAGCGCATATCAAGGCCATGTTCACCGGCTACGAGGTGCTGGAGCACGATGCTCCGGCGCATGATTCCAGGCCATAA
- a CDS encoding tetrathionate reductase family octaheme c-type cytochrome: MVCLVAGIIWQSSSQAAQYDYRTYGAAEARKVVQQPKRWITADHSKHQALQRDFTSPEEVTAACLTCHNEAAMQVHKTIHWMWIDPADTERKMGKNGLTLNNFCISVHSNQPRCTSCHAGYGWKDASFDFSSAERVDCLVCHDSTGTYKKFPTMAGYPVKEPTPFGKETFVPPDYRVVAASVARPARDNCGNCHFYGGGGDGVKHGDLDSSMLKPSRDLDVHMNAEGANFTCQRCHTTEAHFIAGRSYKKPAYTERTSLIENDLVKRISCESCHTDKPHKAGHKANDHTDRVACQTCHIPAYARVLPTKISWDWSQAGRMKEGKPYKIMGAYDRPVYDSMKGAFVWATNVDPEYMWYNGRMDYVLATDSINPTQVVKVNRVLGDRSDPNARIFPIRVHRGKQPYDKVHNTLAIPHLFGKDDTAYWKNFDWNKAIATGMAAAGIPYSGEYGFVSTEYHYPVTHMVTPKEKSLHCGDCHAREGRLATLEGFYMPGRDHNGMLDKIGWIGTLAALIGVLGHGLLRTLSRGKQE; the protein is encoded by the coding sequence ATGGTCTGTCTTGTTGCAGGCATTATCTGGCAATCTTCTTCGCAGGCTGCGCAATACGACTACCGTACTTACGGCGCAGCAGAAGCGCGCAAGGTCGTGCAGCAGCCCAAACGCTGGATAACGGCAGACCACAGCAAGCATCAGGCCCTGCAACGCGACTTTACCTCGCCGGAAGAAGTGACCGCAGCCTGCCTCACCTGCCATAACGAAGCGGCCATGCAGGTACACAAAACCATCCACTGGATGTGGATTGACCCCGCAGACACGGAACGCAAAATGGGCAAGAACGGTCTTACCCTGAACAATTTCTGCATATCCGTGCATTCCAACCAGCCACGCTGCACATCATGCCACGCCGGATACGGATGGAAGGATGCCAGCTTTGATTTTTCCAGCGCCGAACGGGTAGACTGTCTCGTCTGCCACGATTCCACAGGCACCTACAAGAAATTCCCCACCATGGCCGGTTATCCGGTGAAGGAACCCACCCCCTTCGGCAAGGAGACCTTTGTGCCGCCGGACTACCGTGTCGTTGCAGCCTCGGTGGCGCGGCCTGCCCGTGACAACTGCGGCAACTGCCATTTCTACGGGGGTGGCGGTGACGGTGTGAAGCACGGCGACCTTGATTCGTCCATGCTCAAACCCAGCCGCGATCTGGACGTGCACATGAATGCGGAAGGTGCAAACTTCACCTGCCAGCGATGTCATACGACCGAAGCTCACTTCATCGCAGGGCGCAGTTACAAGAAGCCCGCATATACCGAGCGCACAAGCCTTATCGAAAACGACCTTGTCAAACGCATCTCGTGCGAATCGTGCCACACGGACAAGCCGCACAAGGCAGGGCACAAGGCCAACGACCATACGGACAGAGTAGCCTGCCAGACCTGTCACATTCCCGCCTACGCCCGCGTGCTGCCCACCAAGATTTCGTGGGACTGGTCGCAGGCCGGACGCATGAAGGAAGGCAAGCCCTACAAGATAATGGGTGCCTATGACAGGCCCGTATACGATTCCATGAAGGGCGCATTTGTCTGGGCTACCAACGTTGATCCGGAATACATGTGGTATAACGGGCGCATGGATTACGTGCTTGCCACAGACTCCATCAACCCGACGCAGGTGGTCAAGGTGAACAGGGTGCTCGGTGACAGGAGCGATCCCAATGCCCGCATCTTCCCCATCCGCGTCCACCGCGGCAAGCAGCCCTATGACAAAGTGCACAACACCCTTGCCATTCCGCATCTCTTCGGCAAGGACGACACGGCCTACTGGAAGAATTTCGACTGGAACAAGGCCATTGCCACGGGCATGGCTGCTGCGGGCATTCCCTACAGCGGGGAATACGGCTTCGTCTCCACCGAATACCATTACCCCGTCACCCACATGGTGACCCCCAAGGAAAAATCCCTGCACTGCGGCGACTGCCATGCAAGAGAAGGCAGGCTGGCTACGCTGGAAGGCTTCTACATGCCCGGCAGAGATCATAACGGCATGCTGGACAAAATAGGCTGGATCGGCACCCTTGCCGCCCTCATAGGCGTTCTGGGACACGGGCTGCTGCGCACACTCTCACGCGGCAAGCAGGAATAG
- the topA gene encoding type I DNA topoisomerase → MGKDLIIVESPAKVKTIKKFLGRNYMVHASVGHVRDLPTKDLGVDEAKDFKPKYQVIQGKQKVVNALRDAAASADNVYLAPDPDREGEAIAWHVAELIRKENQNISRIQFNEITARAVREALENPRPLNENLFDAQQARRVLDRLVGYKLSPLLWKKVKRGISAGRVQSVALRLIVDREAERHAFTAEEYWTLRVELSGATPPPFRAELHKVDGKKPVVGDAETASAIEATVKDSNTQFTVEKVEEKKRLRHPQPPFITSTLQQLASQRLGYSAKRTMSIAQRLYEGVELGEQGTVALITYMRTDSVRIADEAQQAALALIGDMYGKEYLPEKPRFYKTKSAAQDAHEAIRPVDVSLTPDMVHNLLPREQHSLYKLIWQRFVASQMASAEFHDTAVTVAAANTQWRAKGERMLFPGFLAVSPQKGTETEELPKLEEGQLVSLTNFEKEQKFTQPPPRYTEASLVRELEEKGIGRPSTYASIISTLIDRDYTSLEDKHFIPTDLGRVVCEKLSMHFVTLMDVGFTAQMEDALDKVAEGEQNWVDLLKDFVKDFDPTLEKASSEMEAVKQGLTTEVICSECGKPMIIKFGKAGTFLACSGYPDCKNTTNFTRDEDGNIQIVERPQEEPEKAGTCPECGKDLIVKKARTGSRFIACSGYPDCKHTEPFSTGVKCPRCETGMLVEKSSKRGKIFYSCNQYPKCDFALWDWPVDEPCPQCDSKVLTIKTTKARGKHIACPEKSCRYTRSLGGDNESSDDSEE, encoded by the coding sequence ATGGGCAAAGACCTGATTATCGTGGAATCACCAGCCAAGGTGAAAACCATCAAGAAATTCCTCGGGCGCAACTATATGGTGCACGCAAGCGTGGGCCATGTACGTGATCTGCCCACCAAGGACCTTGGCGTGGACGAAGCAAAGGACTTCAAGCCCAAGTATCAGGTCATACAGGGAAAGCAGAAAGTTGTTAACGCACTGCGCGATGCCGCAGCCAGCGCGGACAACGTCTATCTCGCACCCGACCCCGACCGCGAGGGCGAGGCCATTGCATGGCACGTGGCAGAGCTGATCAGAAAGGAAAACCAGAACATCAGCCGCATCCAGTTCAACGAAATCACCGCCCGCGCAGTGCGTGAAGCACTGGAGAACCCCCGCCCGCTCAACGAGAACCTTTTCGACGCACAGCAGGCCCGCCGCGTTCTGGACCGCCTTGTGGGGTATAAACTCTCCCCCCTGCTCTGGAAAAAGGTGAAGCGAGGCATCTCCGCAGGGCGTGTGCAATCCGTTGCGCTGCGCCTTATCGTGGACCGCGAGGCAGAACGCCACGCCTTTACCGCGGAAGAATACTGGACACTGCGCGTGGAACTTTCCGGTGCCACGCCGCCGCCCTTCCGTGCTGAACTGCACAAGGTGGACGGCAAAAAGCCCGTGGTGGGCGACGCTGAAACCGCATCCGCCATCGAAGCAACCGTAAAGGACAGCAACACGCAGTTCACGGTTGAAAAGGTGGAAGAGAAAAAGCGCCTGCGCCATCCCCAGCCGCCGTTCATCACATCCACCCTGCAGCAGCTTGCCAGCCAGCGGCTCGGCTATTCCGCCAAGCGCACCATGTCCATTGCCCAGCGCCTGTACGAAGGTGTGGAACTGGGCGAGCAGGGCACCGTGGCGCTCATCACCTATATGCGTACCGACTCCGTGCGCATTGCGGACGAGGCGCAGCAGGCCGCGCTTGCCCTCATCGGCGACATGTACGGCAAGGAATATCTGCCTGAGAAGCCCCGCTTCTACAAAACCAAGTCTGCGGCTCAGGACGCGCATGAAGCCATCCGCCCCGTTGATGTGAGCCTGACGCCTGACATGGTCCACAACCTGCTCCCCCGTGAGCAGCACAGCCTGTACAAGCTCATCTGGCAGCGCTTTGTGGCCTCGCAGATGGCATCGGCCGAATTCCACGACACCGCCGTTACCGTGGCCGCAGCCAACACCCAATGGCGCGCCAAGGGCGAACGCATGCTCTTTCCCGGTTTTCTTGCTGTTTCCCCGCAGAAGGGAACCGAGACCGAAGAGCTGCCCAAGCTGGAAGAGGGCCAGCTCGTCTCGCTGACCAATTTTGAAAAGGAACAGAAGTTCACCCAGCCGCCCCCGCGCTATACGGAAGCATCGCTGGTGCGTGAGCTGGAAGAAAAGGGCATCGGCCGTCCTTCCACCTACGCCTCCATCATCTCCACCCTCATCGACCGCGACTACACCTCGCTGGAAGACAAGCACTTCATACCCACAGACCTTGGGCGCGTTGTATGCGAAAAACTCAGCATGCACTTTGTCACCCTCATGGACGTGGGCTTTACCGCACAGATGGAAGACGCGCTCGACAAGGTTGCAGAAGGCGAACAGAACTGGGTGGACCTGCTCAAGGACTTCGTGAAGGACTTTGACCCCACGCTGGAAAAAGCCTCGTCGGAAATGGAAGCCGTAAAACAGGGCCTGACCACGGAAGTGATCTGCTCCGAATGCGGCAAACCCATGATCATCAAGTTCGGCAAGGCAGGCACCTTCCTTGCCTGCTCCGGCTACCCGGACTGCAAGAACACCACGAACTTCACCCGCGATGAAGACGGAAACATCCAGATAGTGGAACGCCCGCAGGAAGAGCCCGAAAAGGCAGGCACCTGCCCTGAGTGCGGCAAAGACCTCATAGTTAAGAAGGCGCGCACCGGCAGCCGCTTCATTGCCTGCTCCGGCTATCCCGACTGCAAGCATACCGAGCCGTTCTCAACGGGCGTGAAATGCCCCCGCTGCGAAACCGGCATGCTGGTGGAAAAAAGCTCCAAGCGTGGCAAGATATTCTACTCCTGCAACCAGTACCCCAAGTGCGATTTCGCCCTCTGGGACTGGCCCGTGGACGAACCCTGCCCGCAGTGCGATTCCAAGGTGCTGACCATCAAGACCACCAAAGCCCGCGGCAAGCATATTGCCTGTCCGGAAAAGAGCTGCCGCTACACCCGCTCTCTCGGCGGGGACAACGAATCCTCCGACGATTCGGAAGAATAG
- a CDS encoding M48 family metallopeptidase, which yields MRKAIILCACLASAVFLSACAKAPYTGRNQLMIISQEEELALGKRTASDVLKKEKRDTTSENSKAVVRVGRNIAAVAGRDDFQWEFNTIQKDDTPNAFCLPGGKVFVYTGIFKYIKDDAELAAVMGHEIGHAIARHGAERVSTAMAAQTGAVVGMIALSGQDMSPATKAAMGAAFGVGVNVGVILPFSRIQEYEADRVGLILMAKAGYDPHAALNFWKAFAQQPGKKPPEFLSTHPASENRIQAINELIPEAMQYYKKPQ from the coding sequence ATGAGAAAAGCAATAATTCTCTGTGCTTGCCTTGCCAGTGCGGTCTTTCTTTCCGCCTGCGCCAAAGCGCCCTATACGGGGCGTAATCAACTTATGATTATTTCGCAGGAAGAGGAACTTGCGCTGGGCAAGCGCACTGCCAGTGACGTGCTGAAAAAGGAAAAGCGCGACACCACGAGCGAGAATTCCAAGGCTGTTGTCCGTGTGGGACGGAATATTGCGGCCGTGGCGGGGCGTGATGATTTTCAGTGGGAGTTTAATACCATACAGAAGGATGATACGCCGAACGCCTTCTGTCTGCCCGGCGGTAAGGTCTTCGTGTATACCGGCATATTCAAGTATATAAAGGATGATGCCGAGCTGGCTGCCGTTATGGGGCATGAAATAGGCCATGCCATTGCCCGCCACGGCGCGGAGCGCGTCTCCACGGCAATGGCGGCACAGACCGGCGCTGTGGTGGGCATGATCGCCCTTTCCGGTCAGGATATGTCGCCTGCTACCAAGGCTGCCATGGGCGCTGCCTTCGGCGTGGGCGTGAACGTGGGTGTTATTCTGCCGTTTTCGCGTATTCAGGAATATGAGGCGGACCGTGTGGGGCTCATCCTCATGGCCAAGGCGGGATACGATCCGCACGCGGCACTGAATTTCTGGAAGGCTTTTGCCCAGCAGCCGGGGAAGAAACCGCCGGAGTTTCTTTCCACCCACCCTGCATCGGAAAATCGCATACAGGCCATTAATGAGCTGATTCCCGAAGCCATGCAGTATTACAAGAAGCCGCAATAA
- a CDS encoding RNA recognition motif domain-containing protein: MSKKLYVGNLSWSATESEVRAAFEAYGTVTSVNLVEDRETGRARGFGFVEMDDAGAEEAIRNLDGRDFGGRNLKVNEAKPREQRSRW, from the coding sequence ATGTCTAAGAAGCTCTATGTCGGCAATCTTTCCTGGTCCGCTACCGAAAGCGAAGTTCGCGCTGCCTTTGAAGCATACGGCACCGTAACTTCCGTTAATCTGGTTGAAGACCGTGAAACCGGCCGCGCTCGTGGTTTCGGTTTCGTAGAAATGGACGACGCCGGCGCTGAAGAAGCCATCCGCAACCTCGATGGCCGCGATTTCGGCGGACGTAACCTCAAGGTTAACGAAGCCAAGCCCCGCGAACAGCGTAGCCGCTGGTAG
- a CDS encoding substrate-binding periplasmic protein: protein MLRAAIIIVLLTCVPAMAGSHRISAFDMETAQALGPIVKEAYRRIGADIELVTLPGERALVMANRGDVDGELARVPLIGELYPNLLPVPVPLGSYDGVVFAHDFVPPVQSWEDLRKYRIGVEIGVKFAETGTKGMDVVLFGDRRKMFEMLELGRIDVVVHLRETGEAELRALGLKDVHAQEKPLTTLVMYHYVHRRHADIIPQLAKALEEMKQDGTMEALHRKAGEQQ from the coding sequence ATGCTGCGAGCCGCGATCATCATAGTCCTGCTGACATGTGTGCCTGCCATGGCAGGATCGCATCGTATTTCCGCCTTTGATATGGAGACAGCGCAGGCTCTCGGCCCCATCGTGAAGGAAGCTTACAGGCGAATTGGGGCAGATATCGAACTTGTGACATTGCCCGGAGAAAGGGCTCTGGTCATGGCAAACCGTGGTGATGTGGACGGCGAACTTGCCAGAGTGCCTCTGATTGGAGAGCTGTATCCCAATCTGTTGCCTGTTCCTGTTCCTCTCGGCAGCTATGATGGGGTGGTGTTTGCACACGACTTTGTTCCGCCTGTGCAGAGCTGGGAAGATCTGCGGAAGTACAGAATTGGTGTGGAGATAGGCGTAAAATTTGCTGAAACAGGCACAAAGGGCATGGATGTTGTTCTCTTTGGCGATCGCAGAAAGATGTTCGAGATGCTGGAGCTGGGCCGTATCGACGTGGTTGTGCATCTGCGTGAAACAGGTGAGGCGGAGCTGCGGGCACTTGGACTGAAGGACGTGCATGCACAGGAAAAGCCGCTGACCACGCTGGTAATGTATCATTATGTACACCGCAGGCACGCGGATATCATTCCTCAGCTTGCCAAGGCCTTGGAGGAAATGAAACAGGACGGCACCATGGAGGCTCTGCATCGTAAGGCCGGAGAACAACAGTGA
- a CDS encoding proline dehydrogenase family protein produces the protein MDSGLDTRIVGRGKEFFKSISGEAPSIFNKGWWTGKVMDWAMKNEDFKVQLFRFVDVFPYLNTSESLSRHIREYFSGEDQDVPAVLKWGAGKADGLLGKLTSGLVEKTIRTNIEGMGRQFIVGQETKEAVKGLAKLRKDGFAFTVDLLGEATVSEEEADAYRDGYLEVLDAIAKEQDKWKALPGKGGDSALDWGYTPKVNVSIKPSALFSQAKAVDVEGSVQGIIDRLIPVYRKVIAMKGFLCIDMEALKYREITLELYRRLRTMPEFRDYPHLSIVLQAYLRCTDQDLADLIKWARTERLPIAIRLVKGAYWDMETVLAKQNGWEVPVWIHKPESDIAYERLARVILENSDICYFACASHNIRTISAIMEMARELNVAESRYEFQVLYGMAEPVRKGLLNVAGRVRLYCPYGDLIPGMAYLVRRLLENTANESFLRQSFADGAELERLLENPQKTLDRELAAKPAPKPAGFHEGVEGIPLFVNDAMIDFTIPEARAAFPAAIKDIRSRMGGKIPLYIDGKDVMTNDVIPTTNPANYSEKLADICQAGVAEIDLALDAAERAFYVWRDVSPEDRANYLMKAAEVARKKAYELSAWQILEVGKQWDQAFHDVGEGIDFLEYYAREMLRLGRPRRMGRAPGEHNQLFYQPKGIAAVISPWNFPFAISIGMASAAIVTGNPVVFKPSSISARVGYNLTEVFREAGLPAGVFNFCPGRSSVMGDYLIEHPKVSMICFTGSMEVGLRIQNKASVVKPGQMQCKRVIAEMGGKNAIIIDDDADLDEAVLHVLYSAFGFQGQKCSACSRVIVVEPIYDRFVKRLVQAAGDVKIGPSEDPANYMGPVADVTLQKNVNDYIKIAEQEGTILLKRTDIPSEGAYVPMTIVGDIQPHHRIAQEEIFGPVLAVIKARNFDEAIDIANGTRFALTGGVFSRSPEHLEKARKDFRVGNLYLNRNNTGALVERQPFGGFKMSGVGSKTGGPDYLLQFMDPRCVTENTMRRGFAPIEEDDDWIA, from the coding sequence ATGGATTCAGGTCTTGATACGCGCATCGTCGGGCGCGGCAAAGAGTTCTTCAAAAGCATCAGCGGTGAAGCACCGTCCATATTCAACAAGGGTTGGTGGACCGGCAAGGTAATGGACTGGGCCATGAAGAATGAAGACTTCAAGGTTCAGCTCTTCCGCTTCGTGGACGTGTTCCCCTACCTTAATACGTCCGAATCCCTTTCCCGCCACATTCGCGAATATTTCTCCGGTGAGGATCAGGACGTACCTGCCGTGCTCAAATGGGGCGCAGGCAAGGCCGACGGCCTGCTCGGCAAGCTCACTTCCGGTCTTGTCGAAAAGACCATCCGCACCAACATCGAAGGCATGGGCCGCCAGTTCATCGTCGGGCAGGAAACCAAGGAAGCGGTAAAGGGCCTTGCCAAACTGCGCAAGGACGGCTTTGCCTTTACCGTTGACCTGCTGGGCGAAGCCACCGTGAGCGAAGAAGAAGCAGACGCCTACCGCGACGGCTACCTTGAAGTGCTCGACGCCATTGCCAAGGAACAGGACAAGTGGAAGGCACTGCCCGGCAAGGGCGGCGACAGCGCGCTTGACTGGGGCTACACCCCCAAGGTGAACGTCTCCATCAAGCCCTCCGCCCTGTTCTCGCAGGCCAAGGCTGTGGATGTGGAAGGCTCCGTGCAGGGCATCATAGACCGCCTCATCCCCGTATACCGCAAGGTTATCGCGATGAAGGGCTTTCTGTGCATCGACATGGAAGCGCTCAAGTACCGCGAAATCACGCTGGAACTGTACCGCCGCCTGCGCACCATGCCGGAATTCCGCGATTACCCCCACCTTTCCATCGTGCTGCAGGCATACCTGCGCTGCACCGATCAGGACCTTGCGGACCTCATCAAGTGGGCGCGCACCGAGCGCCTGCCCATCGCCATCCGTCTGGTCAAGGGTGCATACTGGGATATGGAAACCGTTCTTGCCAAGCAGAACGGCTGGGAAGTGCCGGTGTGGATTCACAAGCCTGAATCCGACATTGCCTACGAGCGCCTTGCCCGCGTGATTCTTGAAAACAGCGACATCTGCTACTTTGCCTGCGCCTCGCACAACATCCGCACCATATCCGCCATCATGGAAATGGCCCGCGAACTGAACGTGGCCGAAAGCCGCTATGAATTCCAGGTGCTCTACGGCATGGCAGAACCCGTGCGCAAGGGGCTGCTGAACGTTGCCGGCCGCGTGCGCCTTTACTGCCCCTACGGCGACCTTATTCCCGGCATGGCCTACCTTGTGCGCCGCCTGCTGGAAAACACGGCCAACGAATCCTTCCTGCGCCAGAGCTTTGCAGACGGCGCGGAACTGGAACGCCTGCTGGAGAACCCGCAGAAGACGCTGGATCGTGAGCTGGCCGCCAAGCCCGCGCCCAAGCCTGCCGGTTTCCACGAAGGGGTGGAAGGCATTCCGCTCTTCGTGAACGATGCCATGATCGACTTCACCATTCCGGAAGCCCGCGCAGCCTTCCCCGCAGCCATCAAGGACATCCGCTCCCGCATGGGCGGCAAGATTCCGCTGTATATCGACGGCAAGGACGTGATGACCAATGATGTCATCCCCACCACCAACCCCGCCAACTACTCGGAAAAGCTTGCAGACATCTGTCAGGCTGGCGTAGCCGAGATTGACCTTGCCCTTGATGCCGCCGAACGTGCCTTCTATGTGTGGCGCGACGTATCGCCCGAAGACCGCGCCAACTATCTGATGAAGGCGGCCGAAGTGGCTCGCAAGAAGGCGTATGAGCTTTCCGCATGGCAGATTCTGGAAGTGGGCAAGCAGTGGGATCAGGCATTCCACGACGTGGGCGAGGGCATCGACTTCCTCGAATACTACGCCCGCGAAATGCTGCGCCTCGGCCGCCCGCGCCGCATGGGCCGCGCCCCCGGCGAACACAACCAGCTGTTCTATCAGCCCAAGGGCATTGCAGCGGTCATTTCACCGTGGAACTTCCCCTTCGCCATCTCCATCGGCATGGCCTCTGCCGCCATCGTCACGGGCAACCCCGTGGTGTTCAAGCCTTCCTCCATCAGCGCCCGCGTGGGATACAACCTGACCGAGGTCTTCCGAGAAGCAGGGCTGCCCGCAGGCGTGTTCAACTTCTGCCCCGGCCGCAGTTCCGTTATGGGCGACTACCTCATCGAGCACCCCAAGGTAAGCATGATCTGCTTCACCGGCTCCATGGAAGTGGGCCTGCGCATCCAGAACAAGGCCAGCGTGGTCAAGCCCGGACAGATGCAGTGCAAGCGCGTTATCGCTGAAATGGGCGGCAAGAACGCCATCATCATCGATGACGATGCCGACCTTGATGAAGCAGTGTTGCACGTGCTCTATTCCGCCTTCGGCTTCCAGGGCCAGAAGTGCTCCGCCTGCTCGCGCGTTATCGTTGTGGAGCCCATTTACGACCGCTTCGTGAAGCGCCTTGTGCAGGCTGCGGGCGACGTGAAGATCGGCCCCTCTGAAGATCCCGCAAACTACATGGGCCCCGTGGCCGATGTGACCCTGCAGAAAAATGTGAACGATTACATCAAGATCGCCGAGCAGGAAGGCACCATCCTGCTCAAGCGCACCGACATTCCTTCCGAAGGCGCATACGTGCCCATGACCATTGTGGGTGACATACAGCCGCATCACCGCATTGCACAGGAAGAAATATTCGGCCCCGTGCTGGCCGTGATCAAGGCCAGGAACTTCGATGAAGCCATAGACATTGCCAACGGCACCCGCTTTGCGCTGACCGGCGGCGTATTCTCCAGAAGCCCCGAGCATCTGGAAAAGGCCCGCAAGGACTTCCGCGTGGGCAACCTGTACCTGAACCGCAACAACACCGGTGCGCTTGTGGAACGCCAGCCCTTCGGCGGCTTCAAGATGTCCGGCGTGGGCTCCAAGACCGGCGGCCCCGATTACCTGCTGCAGTTCATGGACCCCCGCTGCGTGACGGAAAACACCATGCGCCGTGGCTTTGCTCCCATCGAGGAAGACGACGACTGGATTGCCTAA